The Sesamum indicum cultivar Zhongzhi No. 13 linkage group LG1, S_indicum_v1.0, whole genome shotgun sequence genome includes a window with the following:
- the LOC105164135 gene encoding dolichol-phosphate mannosyltransferase subunit 1 isoform X1: MVLIRNSMEEKEENKYSIIVPTYNERLNIALIVYLIFKHLQNVNFEIIVVDDGSPDGTQEIVKQLQQAYGEACILLRPRPKKLGLGTAYMHGLKHATGNFVVIMDADLSHHPKYLPSFIKKQRETGASIVTGTRYVKGGGVHGWNLMRKLTSRGANVLAQTLLWPGVSDLTGSFRLYKKSVLEDVISSCVSKGYVFQMEMIVRASRKGYHIEEVPITFVDRVYGSSKLGGSEIVEYLKGLVYLLVTT, encoded by the exons ATGGTGTTGATCAGAAATTcaatggaagaaaaagaggagAACAAGTACAGCATAATTGTTCCCACCTACAATGAGCGCCTCAACATTGCGCTCATTGTTTACCTTATATTTAAGCACCTCCA GAAtgtcaattttgaaataatagtAGTGGATGATGGGAGTCCAGATGGAACCCAGGAGATTGTCAAACAACTGCAGCAAGCATATGGGGAAGCCTGTATT TTGTTGAGACCTAGACCTAAGAAGCTTGGCTTGG GTACGGCTTACATGCATGGTCTGAAGCATGCGACTGGAAATTTTGTTGTGATAATGGATGCTGACTTATCCCACCAT CCGAAATACCTACCGAGCTTTATAAa GAAACAGAGAGAGACAGGTGCAAGCATAGTTACTGGAACTCGATATGTTAAAGGGGGTGGGGTGCATGGGTGGAATCTGATGCGTAAATTGACAAGCAGGGGAGCAAATGTCCTTGCGCAAACACTTCTTTGGCCAGGTGTATCAGACTTAACAGGATCATTCCG GCTTTACAAGAAATCTGTGCTTGAAGATGTTATAAGCTCATGTGTGAGCAAGGGGTATGTTTTCCAGATGGAGATGATTGTTAGAGCCTCAAGAAAGGGTTACCACATTGAAGAG GTTCCAATAACTTTTGTCGATAGAGTATATGGAAGCTCAAAGCTGGGAGGATCGGAAATAGTAGAGTATCTGAAGGGACTTGTATACCTTCTGGTGACAACTTAA
- the LOC105164135 gene encoding dolichol-phosphate mannosyltransferase subunit 1 isoform X2, which produces MEEKEENKYSIIVPTYNERLNIALIVYLIFKHLQNVNFEIIVVDDGSPDGTQEIVKQLQQAYGEACILLRPRPKKLGLGTAYMHGLKHATGNFVVIMDADLSHHPKYLPSFIKKQRETGASIVTGTRYVKGGGVHGWNLMRKLTSRGANVLAQTLLWPGVSDLTGSFRLYKKSVLEDVISSCVSKGYVFQMEMIVRASRKGYHIEEVPITFVDRVYGSSKLGGSEIVEYLKGLVYLLVTT; this is translated from the exons atggaagaaaaagaggagAACAAGTACAGCATAATTGTTCCCACCTACAATGAGCGCCTCAACATTGCGCTCATTGTTTACCTTATATTTAAGCACCTCCA GAAtgtcaattttgaaataatagtAGTGGATGATGGGAGTCCAGATGGAACCCAGGAGATTGTCAAACAACTGCAGCAAGCATATGGGGAAGCCTGTATT TTGTTGAGACCTAGACCTAAGAAGCTTGGCTTGG GTACGGCTTACATGCATGGTCTGAAGCATGCGACTGGAAATTTTGTTGTGATAATGGATGCTGACTTATCCCACCAT CCGAAATACCTACCGAGCTTTATAAa GAAACAGAGAGAGACAGGTGCAAGCATAGTTACTGGAACTCGATATGTTAAAGGGGGTGGGGTGCATGGGTGGAATCTGATGCGTAAATTGACAAGCAGGGGAGCAAATGTCCTTGCGCAAACACTTCTTTGGCCAGGTGTATCAGACTTAACAGGATCATTCCG GCTTTACAAGAAATCTGTGCTTGAAGATGTTATAAGCTCATGTGTGAGCAAGGGGTATGTTTTCCAGATGGAGATGATTGTTAGAGCCTCAAGAAAGGGTTACCACATTGAAGAG GTTCCAATAACTTTTGTCGATAGAGTATATGGAAGCTCAAAGCTGGGAGGATCGGAAATAGTAGAGTATCTGAAGGGACTTGTATACCTTCTGGTGACAACTTAA